The sequence below is a genomic window from Acidimicrobiales bacterium.
CGGTAGGCCCAGCGGTAGCCCCGGAGCTTGCGGGGCGAGAACTTGGGGGCGTCCATGGCCAGCCAGCAGGCCACGACCACGAACCGGGGGCGGGTGAAGGGCCACAGCCGCAGGGCCCGAAGGCCGGCGAGGAAGTTGCCCTGGCTCTCGAACACGGCGACCACGGCGTCCGACCGGGCGATCCTCGGTGCGGCGAGGAGGGTCTGGAGGAACGGGGCGCCGAGGCGCTCGAGGCGGCGGACGAGCTTCCTGACGGGGGCGAACGTCCACGGCGGCCTGTCGACGGCGTCGGAGTACCGGAGGTCGACGCCGTGGCGCTCCAGCAGCTCGATGCGGTAGCGCTGCTCGTGGGCGTCGCCGGCGTGCCACGACTTGAGGAGGAAGGCCTTGGTCGGCTTGGGGCGGAGCGACGTGACGACATCGCGGATGGCCTGGTGGAAGGGCGCGACGTCGTGGAGCTCCCTGGCCCTGGTCGCCGCGGCCTCGCCCAGCGCCCGGGCGGCATCGGGGTCGTCGAGCAACCTGACGACCGCCGCGGCCATGGCGTCCGTGTCGCCGGCGGCGACGATCACACCGGCGTCGCCGAGCTGGTCGCGCACGCCGCCCACGTCGAACGCCACGATGGGCCGGCTCAACGCCATCGCCTCCATGACCGCGAGCGGGAAGGCGTCCTCCCGCGACGGCAGCGTGAACACGTCCATGCCGGCGATCAGCGGGTACGGGTCGGCGACCTGGCCGGTCAGCTCGACGCCGTTCCCGATGTCGCCCTCGTCGAGCCAGTCCCCTTTGCGCTCCCCGACCCAGCGGAACCGCACCCCGAGGTCGGGGCGCTGGTCCTGGACCGCCTTGGCCACCTGCAGCCACAGGTCGACGCCCTTGCGCTCGTTGACCGTGCCGCACCCGCCCACGACGGGGCCGGTGGGCTCGTGGGTCCGGGTCCCCGCGGCGGCCACCACGGCCTGCACGTCGACCGGCGAGGTGACGACCTCGATGTCCTCGGTGGCGACGCCGACGAGGGGCGCCAACGTGTCGCGAGCCGCGGCCGAGCAGGCCAGGAGCCGGACGTCACGCCAGCGGTGACCCAGCGGGTAGCGCCGCAGCACCGACGAGGCGAGCGTCCCCAGCTCGTGGCTGAGGAGCGCCACCGGGATGCCACGGCGCAGCGCCGGGCGCACGTAGCAGGCCGACTTCACCGTGTTCAGGAACAGGGCGGTCGGACGCTCACGGCG
It includes:
- a CDS encoding glycosyltransferase gives rise to the protein MSTAPRVVVVSHEATLTGAPRVAVEVVRALGGEDRTVVAVLRAGGPLTPAFEAAADGLRQEPLARARAGLRRVGALRPLVNRLDELVAGYVLRRERPTALFLNTVKSACYVRPALRRGIPVALLSHELGTLASSVLRRYPLGHRWRDVRLLACSAAARDTLAPLVGVATEDIEVVTSPVDVQAVVAAAGTRTHEPTGPVVGGCGTVNERKGVDLWLQVAKAVQDQRPDLGVRFRWVGERKGDWLDEGDIGNGVELTGQVADPYPLIAGMDVFTLPSREDAFPLAVMEAMALSRPIVAFDVGGVRDQLGDAGVIVAAGDTDAMAAAVVRLLDDPDAARALGEAAATRARELHDVAPFHQAIRDVVTSLRPKPTKAFLLKSWHAGDAHEQRYRIELLERHGVDLRYSDAVDRPPWTFAPVRKLVRRLERLGAPFLQTLLAAPRIARSDAVVAVFESQGNFLAGLRALRLWPFTRPRFVVVACWLAMDAPKFSPRKLRGYRWAYRRGVDELVFFSPNQTEVYRDLLGIPEDRLAYVPFGIDHQYFTPRDVEEEGYVLAVGRDKGRDWPTLFDAVRGTDLDVRVVCRPDDIEGLDVPANVTLLGTVDRSTYRDLTARARVVVVATRPLAYPTGQSVTLESMALGKCCVVTDTPAMHDYLDHEVDALLVPPHDSAALRAALERAMTDPDLRKRLGTGAREAVERTFNAAAMWQTVAGHLRRVNVAGS